Proteins co-encoded in one Ziziphus jujuba cultivar Dongzao chromosome 9, ASM3175591v1 genomic window:
- the LOC132805404 gene encoding uncharacterized protein LOC132805404: MSILSWNCRGLEKASTVRGLLYLVGKSSLLDLFLIETKAVDSRIHKIAKNLPFDNIGTIDAHHSTGSLALLWSKELDWTVVYKSDWIIEVEAILNNGKVVNCWFCYCPAKRTLRKDFWQELVNAVNSGSHIWMCMGDFKDVVSQEEKSMGQLVNSKSNHYLSNFMLEMGAIDIGYSGYSYTRCNRRWGNANIQERIDRVIASSEWRILFNQAGVVHLPPSGSDHLPIQLF, from the coding sequence ATGAGTATACTATCTTGGAATTGTCGAGGCCTGGAAAAAGCCTCGACAGTGCGAGGTTTGCTATACCTCGTTGGGAAATCTTCCCTGCTTGATCTCTTCCTGATTGAAACCAAAGCGGTGGATTCTCGCATccataaaattgcaaaaaatttaCCTTTTGATAATATTGGCACCATAGATGCACACCATTCAACAGGAAGTCTTGCTCTTTTATGGTCAAAAGAACTGGACTGGACAGTAGTTTATAAGTCAGATTGGATAATAGAGGTTGAAGCCATTTTAAACAATGGAAAGGTCGTCAATTGTTGGTTTTGCTACTGCCCCGCCAAAAGAACGTTGAGGAAAGATTTTTGGCAAGAGTTGGTGAACGCCGTTAATTCAGGGAGCCACATATGGATGTGCATGGGCGACTTTAAAGACGTCGTAAgtcaagaagaaaagtcaatgGGACAACTGGTCAACAGCAAATCCAACCACTACCTTAGCAACTTTATGCTCGAGATGGGTGCAATTGACATTGGCTACAGTGGTTATTCTTATACTCGGTGCAATAGGAGATGGGGCAACGCCAACATTCAAGAACGCATAGATCGCGTTATTGCAAGCTCCGAGTGGAGGATTTTATTCAATCAGGCTGGTGTTGTACATTTGCCGCCATCAGGATCTGACCATCTGCCCATACAACTCTTTTGA
- the LOC107426039 gene encoding histone H2AX: MSTPAVAATTTKGGRGRRKDSKSVSRSQKAGLQFPVGRVARFLKAGRYAQRVGSGSPVYLSAVLEYLAAEVLELAGNAARDNKKNRIAPRHIQLAVRNDEEFSKLLGSVTITNGGVLPNIHQSLLPKKAAKGKAEIGSVSQEY; this comes from the exons ATGAGCACCCCAGCAGTTGCTGCAACCACCACAAAGGGAGGCAGAGGCAGACGCAAGGACTCCAAGTCCGTGAGCAGATCTCAGAAGGCAGGTCTTCAGTTCCCCGTCGGCCGAGTCGCTCGCTTCCTCAAGGCCGGTCGCTATGCTCAGCGTGTGGGTTCCGGCTCCCCTGTCTACCTCTCTGCCGTTCTTGAATACCTTGCCGCTGAG GTGTTGGAGTTGGCTGGGAATGCTGCTAGGGACAACAAGAAGAACAGGATTGCTCCAAGGCACATTCAGCTTGCGGTGAGGAACGACGAGGAGTTCAGCAAGCTTTTGGGATCGGTGACTATTACAAATGGAGGAGTATTACCAAATATTCATCAATCTTTGCTTCCAAAGAAGGCTGCCAAAGGGAAGGCCGAGATCGGCTCTGTGTCCCAGGAGTACTAA
- the LOC107426030 gene encoding protein VAPYRIN-LIKE, which produces MDRLVKPDVKEVELNFKRGQKCSTTFRLNNLMHTMSVAVSLTTTNPSLFSFPQQFSIIPPLSSSSYALLLSQPSDQPPLISPADVIYVRTSMLPTGKAHQDDLRRLFSKPGPHVFRDATIPISFVGPQVVEFLISNHAEVPELSSSLRRAISGCSQSQVTELLNPAIDSGNAYLISTLIDAGADVHGRENSDKGSILSSAVRAGNIEIVKILIASGCEIDDSVDKVLHEASAMNRVDLVEILYKSFSDIDVNLVDSDGRTPIHIAAARGHVGVLRFCLSVGGNADVSDNNGWTPLHFAAAEGHLEAVECLSECSNTKYVVNKEGKTAFALAADNGHSHLLSLLRLDDLLQRAARLDDVHGLKSCIAQGAMVNGRDQNGWTPLHRAAFKGRIECVKVLLNHGALVDVVDDAGFTPLYCAVEAGHVQVALLLIAHGARPNVKSLKGVVPINFDRFKNHPALIHPLNHEKERA; this is translated from the coding sequence ATGGATAGACTGGTGAAGCCAGATGTAAAAGAGGTGGAGCTGAACTTCAAGAGAGGCCAAAAGTGCAGCACAACTTTCAGGCTAAACAATCTCATGCACACCATGTCTGTTGCAGTGTCGCTGACCACCACAAATCCTTCCCTTTTCTCTTTCCCTCAACAATTCTCTATAATCCCACCTCTCTCTTCGTCATCATACGCCCTCCTCCTCTCTCAGCCGTCTGATCAACCCCCTCTGATTTCCCCTGCTGACGTCATCTACGTCCGCACTTCCATGCTCCCTACCGGCAAAGCTCATCAGGACGATCTCCGCCGTCTGTTTTCCAAACCAGGACCCCACGTTTTCAGGGACGCAACCATACCCATCTCCTTTGTGGGTCCACAGGTCGTTGAATTCCTCATCTCTAACCACGCTGAGGTCCCGGAATTGAGTTCTTCCTTACGCAGAGCCATTTCTGGGTGTTCTCAATCTCAGGTTACAGAGTTGCTCAATCCCGCCATAGATTCCGGTAACGCTTATTTGATTTCTACTCTGATCGACGCCGGAGCTGACGTCCACGGAAGAGAAAATTCGGATAAAGGGTCGATTCTCTCTTCAGCGGTTCGGGCCGGAAACATTGAGATCGTTAAGATTTTGATAGCGTCTGGCTGCGAGATCGATGATTCCGTAGACAAAGTTTTGCACGAAGCTTCGGCGATGAACAGGGTCGATTTGGTCGAGATTCTGTACAAAAGTTTCTCGGATATCGATGTCAATTTGGTGGATTCGGACGGTCGGACTCCGATTCATATCGCCGCGGCTCGCGGCCACGTCGGGGTGCTGAGGTTCTGCCTCTCGGTTGGAGGAAACGCCGACGTTTCGGATAACAACGGGTGGACACCGCTTCACTTCGCAGCAGCAGAGGGTCATTTGGAAGCGGTGGAGTGTCTGTCGGAATGCTCGAATACCAAATACGTGGTCAACAAAGAAGGGAAAACGGCTTTCGCTCTCGCAGCCGATAATGGGCATTCGCATTTGCTCAGTTTGCTTCGTCTAGACGATTTGTTGCAGAGAGCGGCGAGACTTGACGACGTCCATGGGTTGAAGAGTTGCATAGCTCAAGGGGCAATGGTGAATGGGAGAGATCAGAATGGGTGGACCCCACTGCACAGAGCTGCGTTCAAAGGAAGAATTGAGTGTGTGAAGGTGTTGCTTAATCATGGTGCTCTTGTTGATGTCGTTGATGATGCTGGTTTTACTCCTCTCTATTGTGCTGTTGAAGCAGGGCATGTTCAGGTTGCTCTGTTGTTGATTGCCCATGGAGCTCGACCCAATGTCAAGAGTCTCAAAGGAGTTGTGCCTATTAATTTTGATCGTTTTAAGAATCATCCTGCTCTTATTCATCCTttgaatcatgaaaaggaaCGAGCTTGA
- the LOC107426058 gene encoding serine/threonine-protein phosphatase BSL1, which yields MGSKPWLYPAPTYCGLETYWDTEEDAPGPRCGHTLTAVAATKTYGPRLILFGGATAIEGGASSSAPGIRLAGVTNSVHSYDVLTRKWTRIRPAGEPPSPRAAHAAAAVGTMVVFQGGIGPAGHSTDDLYVLDLTNDKFKWHRVVVQGQGPGPRYGHVMDLVAQRYLVTVSGNDGKRVLSDAWALDTAQKPYAWQRLSPEGDRPSARMYATASARSDGMFLLCGGRDTSGAPLADAYGLLMHRNGQWEWTLAPGVSPSPRYQHAAVFVGARLHVTGGVLRGGRSVEGEAAVAVLDTAAGVWLDRNGLVTSARTSKGLTENDPSLELMRRCRHAAASVGVRLYIYGGLRGDILLDDFLVAENSPCQPEVNSPVLTSERSTPITSPKINHSNRNSQAISSLDGGPETPSSGGGLSMDKNSLEKLRLASAAEAEAATAVWQAVQAASSAPAEETSVSDDNSQAAETISDGSDNEADVRLHPRAVVVAKETMGNLGGMVRQLSLDQFENESRRMIPVNNDLSYPTKKFTRQKSPQGLHKKIISALLRPRNWKAPANRRFFLDSYEVGELCYAAEQIFMHEPTVLQLKAPVKVFGDLHGQFGDLMRLFDEYGFPSTAGDITYIDYLFLGDYVDRGQHSLETITLLLALKIEYPENVHLIRGNHEAADINALFGFRIECIERMGENDGIWAWTRFNQLFNYLPLAALIEKKIICMHGGIGRSIHSVEQIEKLERPITMDAGSIILMDLLWSDPTENDSVEGLRPNARGPGLVTFGPDRVTEFCKKNKLQLIIRAHECVMDGFERFAQGQLITLFSATNYCGTANNAGAILVVGRGLVVVPKLIHPLPPPLQSPETSPERVIEDTWMQELNIQRPPTPTRGRPQPDLDRNSLAYI from the exons ATGGGCTCGAAGCCTTGGCTATACCCGGCTCCGACCTATTGTGGCTTGGAGACCTACTGGGATACCGAAGAGGACGCCCCTGGTCCTCGCTGTGGTCACACCCTCACCGCCGTCGCTGCCACTAAAACCTATGGTCCTCGTCTGATCCTCTTTGGTGGAGCCACTGCCATTGAAGGCGGAGCTTCTTCTTCCGCCCCTGGCATCa GGTTAGCCGGTGTGACAAATTCTGTTCATTCCTATGATGTTCTTACTCGGAAGTGGACTAG AATCAGGCCCGCTGGTGAGCCACCATCTCCGAGGGCAGCACATGCCGCAGCTGCAGTGGGCACTATGGTTGTCTTTCAG GGTGGCATAGGTCCCGCTGGGCATTCTACAGATGATCTTTACGTTCTCGACTTAACCAATGATAAGTTCAAGTGGCATAG AGTGGTAGTGCAAGGGCAGGGACCAGGGCCTCGATATGGCCATGTAATGGACTTGGTTGCTCAAAGATATCTTGTTACTGTCAGTGGCAATGATG GAAAAAGAGTTCTGTCTGATGCTTGGGCTTTAGATACTGCTCAGAAACCTTATGCATGGCAGAGGCTGAGCCCAGAAGGTGATAGACCTTCTGCTAGAAT gtaTGCAACAGCTAGTGCCCGCTCAGATGGCATGTTTTTGCTCTGTGGTGGAAGAGACACTTCTGGAGCA CCATTGGCAGATGCTTATGGGCTACTTATGCATAGGAATGGTCAGTGGGAATGGACCCTTGCTCCTGGAGTGTCTCCTTCACCTAGGTATCAACATGCTGCG GTTTTCGTTGGTGCGCGTTTACATGTGACTGGAGGTGTTCTGAGGGGAGGGCGTTCAGTAGAAGGTGAAGCAGCTGTTGCAG TATTGGACACTGCTGCTGGAGTTTGGCTAGACAGAAATGGGCTCGTGACATCGGCACGCACTAGCAAGGGACTTACTGAAAATGATCCTTCTTTGGAGCTTATGCGTCGTTGTCGTCATGCAGCTGCATCTGTTGGTGTTCGCTTATATATCTATGGTGGCCTGAGAGGGG ACATACTGCTAGATGATTTTCTGGTTGCTGAAAATTCACCATGTCAGCCTGAAGTAAATTCTCCAGTTTTGACATCCGAGAGATCTACACCTATAACAAGTCCCAAAATAAATCATTCTAACAGAAATTCACAAGCAATATCATCATTGGATGGTGGCCCAGAGACTCCCTCTTCTGGTGGTGGCTTGAG CATGGACAAAAATTCTTTGGAGAAACTAAGGCTGGCTTCTGCTGCTGAAGCTGAGGCAGCTACCGCTGTGTGGCAAGCAGTGCAGGCTGCTTCTAGTGCTCCTGCTGAAGAAACATCAGTATCAGATGACAATTCACAAGCCGCAGAAACAATTTCAGATGGCAGTGATAATGAGGCAGATGTGCGGCTCCATCCCAGAGCT GTTGTAGTTGCTAAAGAGACTATGGGAAACCTAGGAGGGATGGTGAGGCAATTATCATTGGATCAGTTTGAAAATGAGAGCAGACGAATGATTCCCGTAAATAATGATTTGTCTTATCCTACCAAAAAGTTCACCAGGCAGAAGTCTCCTCAAGGCTTACATAAGAAG ATTATATCTGCATTGCTGAGGCCTCGGAACTGGAAAGCACCTGCCAATAGGAGGTTTTTCTTGGATTCCTATGAAGTTGGTGAGCTCTGTTATGCTGCTGAACAGATCTTTATGCATGAGCCAACAGTTCTTCAGCTGAAAGCTCCTGTAAAAGTATTTGGTGATCTTCATGGACAATTTGGTGACTTGATGCGGCTATTTGATGAATATGGATTTCCATCAACAGCAGGAGACATAAC GTATATTGACTACTTGTTTTTGGGGGACTATGTTGATCGAGGTCAACACAGCTTGGAGACCATAACTTTGCTCCTGGCACTCAAG ATTGAGTATCCTGAGAATGTTCACTTAATACGTGGAAACCATGAGGCTGCTGACATAAATGCACTTTTTGGTTTTCGCATAGAGTGCATTGAGAGAATG GGAGAGAACGATGGGATATGGGCATGGACACGATTCAATCAACTTTTCAACTATCTACCACTTGCTGCGCTAATTGAGAAGAAAATTATCTGTATGCATGGTGGCATTGGAAGGTCTATACACTCAGTAGAGCAGATAGAGAAGCTTGAGAGACCAATAACAATGGATGCTGGATCTATAATTTTAATGGACCTTCTATG GTCTGATCCTACAGAAAACGATAGCGTAGAGGGTTTGAGACCAAACGCTAGAGGGCCTGGTCTTGTCACTTTTGGG CCTGATCGTGTAACAGAATTCTGcaagaaaaacaaattgcagCTCATTATAAGGGCTCATGAATGTGTCATGGATGGATTTGAACGCTTTGCACAGGGACAGTTGATTACTCTCTTTTCGGCTACAAACTATTGTG GGACGGCAAACAATGCGGGAGCTATACTTGTGGTTGGCAGGGGTTTAGTTGTAGTTCCGAAATTAATCCACCCCTTGCCTCCCCCTCTTCAATCACCTGAAACCTCTCCAGAACGTGTCATTGAGGACACATGGATGCAG GAGCTTAACATTCAGAGACCACCTACTCCTACCCGTGGTCGCCCCCAGCCTGACCTTGACCGGAATTCCCTTGCATATATATGA
- the LOC107426059 gene encoding uncharacterized protein LOC107426059 → MAMVSETKKIESSSLRDIVPAAQNNINTQFILLEKGRITTEGQNKTCLALVADETAAVHFQFWGEECEAFEAGDIICLEHGIFSYTRNNLVLRAGKRGKIVKVGEFTMAFVETPNMSEIRWVPDPNNSKRYVQEAVISPHSRIFPPKS, encoded by the coding sequence ATGGCCATGGTGtcagaaaccaaaaaaattgaatcatcATCACTCAGAGATATAGTGCCTGCAGCTCAGAACAACATAAACACACAATTCATACTCCTAGAGAAGGGAAGGATAACCACAGAAGGCCAGAATAAAACATGCTTGGCACTCGTGGCCGACGAGACCGCCGCTGTACACTTCCAGTTCTGGGGTGAAGAGTGCGAAGCGTTCGAAGCCGGGGACATAATATGTTTGGAACATGGAATATTTTCATACACCAGGAACAATCTGGTGCTTAGGGCCGGCAAGAGAGGGAAGATAGTGAAGGTTGGAGAATTCACAATGGCTTTCGTCGAGACTCCCAACATGAGCGAAATCCGATGGGTCCCTGATCCCAATAACTCCAAGCGATACGTGCAGGAGGCTGTGATTTCTCCTCACTCCCGCATCTTTCCACCAAAATCTTGA